In Flavivirga abyssicola, the following are encoded in one genomic region:
- a CDS encoding mannosyltransferase, with protein sequence MLFSSAFFKLNRTPLLLVVACLLFYLSFAYNLTRTDYTKLITLYVALFFLFYKLVQILKHNIRALTWISFAFRAIFILAIPNLSQDFYRFIWDGRMIVEGFNPYLHTVESFMSKGQFPVAQAQELYAGMGLLNASHYTNYPPINQLCFVIAGLFAGKSILGSAIMMRLLIIAADFGTLYFGKKLLNKLNIPAHNIFWYILNPFIIIELTGNLHFEGVMIFFLIWSLYLLYSGKWQWAAVVLALSVSVKLIPLIFLPLFFQWFTSTTLSDQNKQGAITRRARRGNLSKWIPAFAGITRLIGFYAIVLITIIALFAPFYSSEFINNYAQTVGLWFQNFEFNASIYYVAREIGYSFRGYNEIAIIGKVTPIIVILFVLIITFFRKNKTFIELITAMLLVLSFYYFTTTTVHPWYVATLLILSVFTKYKFPLIWSFVIILSYLAYINLNKADKSENLWIIGLEYMIVYGVFLWEVFIKKEQSQISSKRSIL encoded by the coding sequence ATGCTTTTTAGCTCAGCTTTTTTTAAACTAAACAGAACACCATTATTACTTGTAGTGGCGTGTTTGTTATTTTACCTATCCTTTGCTTATAATTTAACCCGAACAGATTACACAAAGCTAATAACGCTATATGTGGCTTTGTTTTTTTTGTTTTATAAACTAGTGCAGATTCTAAAACACAATATAAGGGCTTTAACATGGATTTCTTTTGCATTTCGGGCCATTTTTATATTAGCCATACCTAATTTATCACAAGACTTTTATCGTTTTATATGGGATGGCCGTATGATTGTAGAAGGCTTTAACCCATACTTGCATACTGTTGAATCCTTTATGAGCAAAGGCCAATTTCCAGTTGCGCAAGCCCAAGAATTATATGCTGGTATGGGGCTTTTAAACGCCAGTCATTATACTAATTACCCCCCTATAAATCAACTTTGCTTTGTGATTGCTGGTCTGTTTGCTGGGAAAAGTATTTTGGGATCGGCCATCATGATGCGCTTACTTATTATTGCTGCGGATTTTGGCACACTTTATTTTGGTAAAAAACTACTTAATAAACTCAATATTCCTGCTCATAATATATTTTGGTATATACTAAATCCATTTATAATTATTGAACTCACAGGTAACTTGCACTTTGAAGGCGTTATGATATTTTTCCTTATTTGGAGTTTATATTTATTATACTCGGGTAAATGGCAATGGGCAGCTGTCGTTTTGGCTTTATCAGTTTCGGTTAAATTAATTCCACTAATATTTTTGCCTTTGTTTTTTCAATGGTTCACCTCGACTACACTTAGTGATCAAAATAAACAAGGTGCCATTACTAGGAGAGCGCGGCGTGGCAATCTATCAAAATGGATTCCTGCCTTCGCAGGAATAACAAGATTAATCGGGTTCTATGCCATAGTTTTAATAACTATTATAGCACTCTTTGCTCCTTTTTACTCTTCAGAATTTATAAATAACTATGCTCAAACTGTTGGTTTGTGGTTCCAAAATTTTGAGTTTAATGCTAGTATTTATTATGTAGCCAGAGAAATTGGGTACTCATTTAGAGGCTATAACGAAATTGCCATTATAGGTAAGGTAACACCCATTATTGTCATTCTGTTTGTCTTAATTATAACATTTTTTAGAAAAAATAAAACATTCATTGAACTTATAACTGCTATGTTGCTGGTATTATCTTTTTACTACTTTACCACTACCACCGTGCACCCATGGTACGTAGCCACACTTTTAATACTATCTGTATTTACCAAATATAAATTCCCATTAATTTGGAGCTTTGTTATTATATTAAGCTACTTAGCCTATATAAATCTTAATAAAGCAGATAAATCCGAAAACTTGTGGATTATTGGTTTAGAATACATGATCGTTTACGGAGTTTTTTTATGGGAAGTTTTTATAAAAAAAGAACAGTCTCAAATTAGTTCTAAACGCTCTATTCTGTAA
- a CDS encoding cellulose synthase family protein translates to MISHTIVIIIYTIALLLIFLYALAQLNLLFNYISAQKKCDDCSKFDFTNPDEVPYVTIQLPVYNEMYVMERLLDNIAEIDYPKDKLEIQVLDDSTDETVNTTRQQIEKLKATGLDIRHITRTDRSGFKAGALKEGLEIAKGEFIAIFDSDFLPKKDWLKRTVPYFKDENIGVVQTRWGHINRNYSILTRIQAFALDAHFTLEQVGRNSKGHFINFNGTAGVWRKECIIDAGNWEGDTLTEDLDLSYRAQLKNWKFKYLEDVETPAELPVVISAARSQQFRWNKGGAENFRKMMWKVLKNQNISAKTKVHGLLHLLNSTMFLNILIVAVLSIPMLYIKNEYAHLKPYFYVMSFFVLSTLIFFVCYWIMYKNIYGGGIKNFIGYIGMFFVFFSIAMGFSLHNSIAVLEGHLGKKSEFIRTPKFNINTLKDSWKNNKYIKKTVSVHVIFEGLLMAYFGFGMYSAFIVGDQGGDFGLFPFHLMLFLGFGYVFIKSLTSKV, encoded by the coding sequence ATGATTTCTCATACTATTGTTATCATAATATACACCATAGCACTTCTGCTTATATTCTTATATGCATTAGCACAATTAAATTTACTTTTTAATTATATAAGTGCTCAAAAAAAGTGTGATGATTGTTCAAAATTCGATTTCACAAATCCGGATGAAGTTCCTTATGTAACCATACAACTGCCCGTTTATAACGAAATGTACGTTATGGAACGTCTGTTGGATAATATTGCAGAGATAGATTATCCCAAAGATAAATTAGAGATACAAGTTTTAGATGATTCCACTGATGAAACTGTCAATACTACACGTCAACAAATAGAAAAATTAAAAGCAACTGGATTAGATATTAGACACATCACCAGAACAGATCGTAGTGGTTTTAAAGCGGGAGCTCTTAAGGAAGGGTTAGAAATTGCCAAAGGTGAATTCATTGCCATTTTCGATTCTGACTTTCTTCCTAAAAAAGATTGGCTTAAGCGTACTGTCCCCTATTTTAAGGATGAAAACATTGGAGTCGTACAAACGCGTTGGGGGCATATTAACCGTAACTATTCTATTCTTACAAGAATTCAGGCTTTTGCTTTGGATGCACATTTTACGTTAGAACAAGTTGGTAGAAACAGTAAAGGGCATTTTATTAACTTTAATGGTACTGCTGGGGTATGGCGTAAAGAATGTATTATAGATGCTGGTAATTGGGAAGGCGACACACTAACTGAAGATCTTGATTTGAGCTATCGTGCCCAATTAAAGAACTGGAAATTCAAATATCTTGAAGATGTTGAAACACCTGCCGAACTCCCTGTGGTTATAAGTGCTGCACGCTCACAACAATTTAGATGGAACAAAGGCGGTGCTGAAAATTTTAGAAAAATGATGTGGAAGGTTCTAAAAAACCAGAACATATCAGCTAAAACAAAGGTACATGGATTATTGCATTTACTTAATAGTACCATGTTTTTAAACATCCTGATAGTAGCTGTACTAAGTATTCCTATGCTATACATAAAAAATGAATATGCTCACTTAAAACCCTATTTTTATGTGATGAGTTTCTTTGTACTTAGTACCCTGATATTTTTTGTTTGTTACTGGATTATGTATAAAAATATCTATGGTGGCGGTATAAAAAACTTTATAGGATATATAGGGATGTTCTTTGTGTTTTTCTCAATAGCCATGGGCTTTTCACTGCACAATTCCATTGCTGTATTAGAAGGGCATTTAGGTAAAAAGAGTGAATTTATACGAACACCGAAATTCAACATCAACACCTTAAAGGATAGTTGGAAAAATAACAAATATATAAAGAAGACAGTATCTGTTCACGTTATTTTCGAAGGCTTACTTATGGCTTACTTCGGTTTTGGTATGTATAGTGCCTTTATTGTTGGTGACCAAGGGGGTGATTTTGGGCTTTTCCCTTTTCACTTGATGTTGTTTTTAGGCTTTGGTTATGTGTTTATTAAGTCTTTGACTTCTAAGGTTTAA
- a CDS encoding glycosyltransferase family 2 protein: protein MTHIKVIIPAYNEAESIVNVINDIPATVDEVIVVSNNSTDDTEVNAKKAGATVLKETNKGYGYACLKGMDYIANQEKKPDIIVFLDGDYSDYPEELTKIVSPIINDDIDFVIGARVKRLREQGSMTGPQIFGNWLATTLMTLFFRAKFTDLGPFRAIKYDKLLALNMEDKTYGWTVEMQLKALKQKFTYVEIPVNYRNRIGVSKVSGTVKGAIFAGIKILGWIFKYSIKK, encoded by the coding sequence ATGACTCATATAAAAGTTATCATACCTGCTTATAACGAAGCAGAATCTATTGTCAATGTAATTAACGATATTCCAGCTACTGTCGATGAAGTTATCGTGGTAAGTAATAACTCTACTGATGACACTGAGGTTAATGCAAAAAAAGCTGGTGCAACAGTTTTAAAAGAAACGAATAAAGGTTATGGTTATGCCTGTTTAAAAGGGATGGATTATATCGCAAATCAAGAAAAAAAGCCGGATATCATTGTATTTTTAGATGGTGATTATAGCGATTACCCCGAAGAGCTAACCAAAATTGTCTCTCCTATTATAAATGATGATATAGATTTTGTAATTGGCGCACGAGTAAAGCGACTTAGAGAACAAGGATCTATGACTGGACCTCAAATTTTTGGTAATTGGTTAGCGACTACTTTAATGACATTATTTTTTCGGGCAAAATTCACAGATTTAGGTCCTTTTAGAGCCATTAAATATGATAAGCTATTAGCGCTTAATATGGAAGACAAAACTTATGGCTGGACGGTAGAAATGCAACTAAAAGCATTAAAACAAAAATTTACATACGTCGAAATTCCAGTTAATTATAGAAACAGAATAGGTGTTTCAAAAGTTTCTGGTACGGTAAAAGGTGCTATATTTGCAGGCATAAAAATTTTAGGTTGGATTTTTAAATACAGTATTAAAAAATGA